In Gouania willdenowi chromosome 17, fGouWil2.1, whole genome shotgun sequence, one DNA window encodes the following:
- the mcm4 gene encoding DNA replication licensing factor MCM4, whose protein sequence is MSSPNSKRGRSSNPPTPLSEDPTSPPSQRRRTQDSSIGDLMAMPTSPGTDLLSPAAPQDTSLLSSPRPSVLPPDVDMSSPLMYGTPSSRMEGTPRSGVRGTPARQRPDLGSVRKAPQVDLQSEQPVSDATVGSEPSGGQRLVIWGTDVNVNICKEKFQRFVQRFVDPTSTEDENAGLDLNEPLYSQKLEEISVVGDPVLNVNCRHLQSFDAELYRQLVSYPQEVIPTFDMAINDLFFDRFPDSFLEYQIQVRPYNALKTRNMRSLNPEDIDQLITISGMVIRTSQLIPEMQEAFFQCSICGASARVEVDRGRIAEPAACRHCNVSHSMALIHNRSLFSDKQMVKIQESPEDMPAGQTPHTIVVYAHNDLVDKVQPGDRINITGIYRAVPMRANPLQSSVKSVYKTHIDVIHFRKTDEKRLHGLDEDAEQKLFTEDRVQSLKELSLKPDVYERLASALAPSIYEHEDIKKGILLQLFGGSRKDFSQTGRGHFRAEVNILLCGDPGTSKSQLLQYVYNLVPRGQYTSGKGSSAVGLTAYVMKDPETRQLVLQTGALVLSDNGICCIDEFDKMSDNTRSVLHEVMEQQTLSIAKAGIICQLNARTAVLAAANPVESQWNPKKTTIENIQLPHTLLSRFDLIFLMLDPQDEAYDRRLAHHLVSLYYHGEEQMEEEFLDMSVLKDYIAYARTYISPRLSEEASQALIEAYVDMRKIGSGRGMVSAYPRQLESLIRLSEAHAKVRFSERVETIDVEEAKRLHREALKQSATDPRTGFVDISILTTGMSATARKRKEEVAQALKKMIQTKARTPAMKYQQLLEELRAQSETAVTKELFDEALRALADEDYLTVTGKTVRLLA, encoded by the exons ATGTCTTCTCCAAATTCCAAACGTGGACGAAGCAGCAACCCTCCCACAC CGCTCAGCGAGGATCCGACCTCTCCTCCATCTCAGAGACGTCGGACTCAGGACTCGTCCATCGGAGACTTGATGGCAATGCCAACGTCACCGGGCACTGACCTGCTGAGTCCAGCTGCTCCACAGGACACGTCACTGCTGTCCAGCCCAAGGCCTTCAG TGCTGCCGCCCGACGTGGACATGAGCTCACCTCTGATGTACGGCACTCCCAGCTCCAGGATGGAGGGAACGCCTCGTAGCGGAGTTAGGGGCACGCCGGCCCGGCAACGACCCGATCTGGGATCAGTCAGAAAGGCCCCGCAGGTCGACCTGCAGTCTGAGCAG CCCGTCTCTGATGCGACCGTGGGCAGCGAGCCCAGCGGAGGACAGAGGTTGGTCATTTGGGGGACGGACGTCAACGTCAACATCTGCAAGGAAAAGTTCCAG agGTTCGTGCAGCGCTTCGTGGATCCGACGTCCACCGAGGACGAGAACGCCGGTCTGGACCTGAACGAGCCGCTCTACTCGCAGAAGCTGGAGGAG aTCAGCGTGGTGGGCGACCCCGTGCTGAACGTTAACTGTCGTCACCTTCAGTCCTTCGATGCTGAGCTCTACAGACAGCTGGTCTCTTACCCTCAG GAAGTGATCCCCACCTTCGACATGGCCATCAACGACCTGTTCTTCGACCGCTTCCCAGACTCTTTCCTGGAGTATCAGATCCAGGTCCGACCCTACAACGCCCTGAAAACACGCAACATGCGCAGCCTGAACCCAGAGG ACATCGACCAGCTGATCACCATCAGTGGGATGGTGATCAGAACCTCTCAGCTCATCCCAGAGATGCAGGAAGCGTTCTTCCAGTGCTCCATCTGCGGCGCCAGCGCTCGCGTCGAGGTCGATCGAGGACGCATCGCAGAGCCGGCGGCCTGTCGCCACTGTAACGTGTCACACAGCATGGCCCTCATCCACAACCGCTCACTCTTCTCAGACAAGCAGATG GTGAAGATCCAGGAGTCTCCTGAGGACATGCCTGCTGGACAGACGCCGCACACTATCGTGGTTTACGCACACAACGACCTGGTGGACAAAGTGCAGCCTGGAGACCGCATCAACATCACAG GGATCTACCGAGCCGTCCCCATGCGAGCCAATCCTCTTCAGAGCAGCGTGAAGTCCGTCTACAAGACGCACATTGACGTGATTCACTTCAGGAAGACGGACGAGAAGCGTCTGCACGGTTTGGACGAGGACGCCGAGCAGAAGCTGTTCACCGAGGACCGCGTCCAGAGCCTCAAAGAGCTGTCCCTCAAACCAGACGTGTACGAGCGGCTCGCCTCCGCGCTCGCCCCGAGCATCTACGAGCACGAGGACATCAAGAAG GGAATCCTGTTGCAGCTGTTTGGCGGCTCTCGTAAAGACTTCAGTCAGACGGGCCGAGGCCACTTCAGGGCCGAGGTCAACATCCTGCTCTGCGGAGATCCCGGCACCAGTAAGTCCCAGCTGCTCCAGTACGTGTACAACCTGGTTCCCAGAGGCCAGTACACGTCAGGGAAAGGCTCGAGCGCCGTGGGCCTGACGGCATACGTGATGAAGGACCCAGAGACACGTCAGCTGGTGCTGCAGACTGGAGCGCTGGTGCTCAGCGACAATGGAATCTGCTGCATCGACGAGTTCGACAAGATGAGCGACAACACGAGATCTGTGCTGCATGAGGTCATGGAGCAGCAGACACTGTCCATCGCCAAG GCGGGGATCATCTGTCAACTGAATGCTCGCACCGCCGTGTTGGCAGCCGCAAACCCCGTAGAGTCTCAGTGGAACCCAAAGAAGACGACCATCGAGAACATCCAGCTACCACACACACTGCTGTCCAG GTTCGACCTGATCTTCCTGATGTTGGACCCTCAGGACGAGGCCTACGACCGGCGTCTGGCGCACCACCTGGTGTCTCTGTATTATCATGGCGAGGAGCAGATGGAGGAGGAGTTCCTGGACATGTCGGTCCTGAAGGACTACATCGCCTACGCTCGCACCTACATCAGCCCTCGTCTGAGCGAGGAGGCCAGCCAGGCCCTCATCGAG GCCTATGTAGACATGAGGAAGATCGGCAGCGGTCGGGGGATGGTGTCTGCGTATCCGCGGCAGTTGGAGTCTCTGATCCGTCTCTCCGAGGCTCACGCTAAAGTGCGTTTCTCCGAGCGGGTGGAGACAATCGACGTGGAGGAGGCCAAAcgtctccaccgggaggcgctCAAGCAGTCGGCCACTGACCCCCGCACCGGCTTTGTCGACATCTCCATCCTGACAACAG GAATGAGTGCCACGGCACGAAAGCGTAAAGAGGAAGTTGCTCAGGCGCTGAAGAAGATGATTCAGACCAAAGCACGGACGCCAGCCATGAAGTACCAACAGCTGCTGGAAGAACTGCGCGCACAGTCGGAGACG GCCGTCACTAAGGAGCTGTTTGACGAGGCTCTGCGCGCGTTAGCCGACGAGGATTATCTGACCGTCACGGGGAAGACTGTTCGCCTGCTGGCCTGA